One segment of Microcoleus sp. AS-A8 DNA contains the following:
- a CDS encoding WD40 repeat domain-containing protein: MPNFPKPSGDLPEILSPLNLRHYWLIAYWVYFRPTAFHHYLYQAAPDVYQLRGYRKFVQSWRIPAYRNIYLMLPLAIALMALLVGLVLFLYKSITVVNNTAWVNAIAVSSNGQIAVTASGDRALKVKVPSADSTLKVWNLQWGSQMHTLIGHEHGVTDVAITSDGHKAISASRDRTLKVWDIRRGTQLHELKGHKEWVSRVVITPDGHRAISSSGDKTLMVWDIDQGTPLQTLTGHNDVIWAVAVTPDGRRAVSASGDRTLKVWDIEQGKELYTLTGHGAWVTKVVLTPDGKQAISASSDKTLKVWDIEQGKELYTLTGHNNSVTDVALSPDGTQAVSASADQTLKVWDIQQGKLLNTLRGHRGWVTSVAMASDGKQAVSASSDQTLKVWDLSSAIALHTFAGHHAWVTAIAILPKTARLISASFEGPPKLWSLNRGLEQPMLGVIGTGIGMNLAFAIGLTFMVLAGAVSLAIILAIAVIALGIIGNITASLLIGLIGSLGFCVGFLMADRIAADPMLEVVYQARNISITLTIISGILFGLLVGVAFALSSRAATGVFASIVFTLVLGIGVGIVVACVVTEALSFNGRLRPGIRAGEAVSIGFNLLVAIGALRLPIYPIQFLMALLGRFREKWHPAAWDELLVLPVPRTQAFLQTHLQASEPEGLRLVADVARNPFQRAWAQRALQTHLHKVSAPLHFLYYLLTSEDFNTYLLAPVRRVDWQLMPTTRQVLLGELAHQRVDGSGAGMNQIAENLVWGLTRFVRNRQRSPLTRFADLIYELTYTKTFEAKDFNLFAWEKSYAGLSQYPGGVEIADSFEALATFLAYDHLSDLAGAKDMVSWLSVQEFSIRPTVLRALLRLGDIGTKVKAYQAASTTVEQLATLAQITSALEILDEDVVEQVLVPEQVILRRIIRQWRWLVSQTMAQVGH; encoded by the coding sequence ATGCCAAATTTTCCCAAGCCCAGTGGTGACCTACCAGAAATCTTGAGCCCGTTGAATCTGCGCCATTATTGGCTGATCGCTTATTGGGTCTACTTTCGTCCGACCGCGTTTCATCACTACCTCTACCAAGCTGCTCCCGATGTTTATCAATTGAGGGGTTACCGCAAATTTGTACAGTCGTGGAGAATCCCTGCCTATCGCAATATTTATCTCATGCTGCCGTTGGCGATCGCGTTAATGGCTCTACTCGTGGGGTTAGTGCTGTTCCTGTACAAATCGATCACAGTTGTCAACAATACCGCCTGGGTGAATGCGATCGCGGTGTCCTCGAATGGACAAATCGCCGTCACCGCTTCTGGCGATCGCGCCTTGAAAGTCAAAGTCCCCTCTGCTGACAGCACCCTGAAAGTGTGGAATTTGCAGTGGGGTTCTCAAATGCACACCCTGATCGGTCACGAACATGGTGTCACTGATGTAGCCATCACCTCAGATGGACACAAAGCCATCTCGGCGTCCCGCGATCGCACTCTGAAAGTGTGGGACATCCGGCGAGGTACTCAACTGCACGAACTCAAGGGTCACAAAGAATGGGTGAGCCGTGTAGTCATTACCCCCGATGGGCATCGAGCCATCTCCTCTTCGGGAGATAAAACCTTGATGGTTTGGGATATCGATCAAGGAACGCCGCTTCAAACCCTAACGGGTCATAATGATGTGATTTGGGCTGTAGCGGTCACACCCGATGGACGAAGGGCGGTTTCGGCTTCTGGCGATCGCACCCTGAAAGTTTGGGACATCGAGCAAGGAAAAGAACTCTACACCCTGACCGGCCATGGCGCTTGGGTCACAAAGGTCGTCCTCACCCCTGATGGCAAGCAGGCCATTTCGGCGTCATCGGATAAAACCTTAAAAGTTTGGGACATCGAGCAAGGGAAAGAACTCTACACCCTAACCGGTCATAATAACTCGGTCACCGATGTTGCCCTATCCCCCGACGGTACACAAGCCGTTTCTGCGTCAGCCGACCAAACGCTAAAAGTTTGGGATATCCAGCAAGGAAAATTGCTCAATACCCTGAGGGGTCATCGCGGCTGGGTGACGAGTGTAGCAATGGCCTCGGATGGCAAGCAAGCCGTTTCTGCTTCTTCTGACCAAACCCTGAAAGTTTGGGACTTAAGCAGCGCAATAGCGCTGCATACCTTCGCGGGTCATCATGCCTGGGTTACGGCGATTGCGATATTGCCAAAAACAGCACGCCTAATTTCCGCCTCCTTTGAAGGCCCCCCCAAACTCTGGAGCCTGAATCGTGGCCTAGAACAGCCAATGCTGGGCGTGATTGGCACGGGAATCGGCATGAACTTAGCCTTCGCCATAGGCTTGACTTTTATGGTGCTGGCTGGAGCTGTGAGTCTCGCTATCATTTTAGCCATTGCTGTCATTGCCTTGGGCATTATCGGCAATATTACTGCCAGCCTGCTCATTGGCCTGATCGGCAGCCTGGGATTTTGTGTCGGCTTTTTGATGGCGGATCGGATTGCTGCCGATCCAATGCTCGAAGTGGTTTACCAGGCGAGAAATATCAGCATCACCCTCACGATCATTTCTGGGATTCTCTTCGGCCTCCTCGTGGGCGTTGCCTTTGCACTTTCGAGCCGCGCAGCAACTGGGGTCTTTGCCAGCATCGTCTTTACTCTAGTTCTTGGTATAGGTGTCGGTATCGTTGTCGCTTGTGTGGTCACAGAAGCTCTGAGTTTCAATGGTCGCTTACGACCTGGAATTCGGGCAGGGGAAGCGGTCAGCATCGGCTTCAATCTGCTAGTTGCCATTGGGGCATTACGCCTCCCGATTTACCCCATTCAGTTCCTGATGGCGCTCTTGGGTCGGTTTAGGGAAAAATGGCATCCGGCTGCATGGGACGAATTACTGGTTTTGCCGGTTCCTAGAACCCAGGCATTCCTCCAAACGCACCTCCAAGCCTCGGAACCGGAAGGGCTGCGCCTTGTGGCAGATGTTGCTCGTAATCCGTTTCAGCGGGCTTGGGCACAGCGAGCCTTACAAACCCATCTACACAAGGTCTCTGCACCTCTGCATTTCCTCTATTACTTGCTGACTTCTGAGGATTTCAATACTTACCTTCTCGCACCTGTCAGGAGGGTTGATTGGCAGCTAATGCCTACAACCCGACAAGTCTTGTTAGGGGAACTGGCACATCAGCGAGTGGATGGCAGTGGTGCTGGCATGAATCAAATTGCAGAAAATCTGGTCTGGGGGTTGACCCGGTTCGTTCGCAATCGCCAGCGTTCACCTCTGACTCGCTTTGCCGATCTGATTTATGAGCTAACTTATACCAAGACTTTTGAAGCCAAGGATTTCAACCTATTCGCCTGGGAAAAAAGCTACGCTGGCTTAAGCCAGTATCCAGGTGGTGTAGAAATCGCCGACTCGTTTGAAGCGCTTGCTACGTTCTTGGCCTATGACCATCTGTCTGACTTGGCGGGGGCTAAAGATATGGTTTCGTGGCTGTCAGTTCAGGAATTTTCTATCCGTCCGACCGTGCTGAGGGCACTCCTACGCCTCGGAGACATTGGGACAAAGGTGAAGGCTTATCAGGCTGCCTCCACCACGGTTGAGCAACTGGCTACTCTGGCTCAGATC
- the tpiA gene encoding triose-phosphate isomerase: MRKIVIAGNWKMYKTQRESSEFLQKFMAELEHTPEARDIILCAPFTALDVMSKSLHNSRVQLGAQNIHWAEEGAFTGEISGSMLTEIGVRYVIVGHSERRQYFGETDETVNQRLLAAQRHGLTPILCVGETKQQRDAGETESIISTQLSKDLVNVDQGNLIIAYEPIWAIGTGDTCEESEANRVIGLIRSQLKVSDVPIQYGGSVKPNNIDAIMAQSEIDGVLVGGASLEPASFARIVNYQ, translated from the coding sequence GTGCGGAAAATTGTCATTGCTGGTAACTGGAAAATGTACAAAACTCAAAGGGAATCCTCTGAGTTTTTGCAAAAATTTATGGCTGAACTGGAGCACACTCCCGAAGCACGGGACATTATTCTGTGCGCTCCTTTTACAGCATTGGACGTGATGTCTAAGAGTTTGCACAATAGTCGTGTGCAATTGGGTGCCCAGAATATTCATTGGGCGGAGGAGGGTGCCTTTACAGGCGAAATCTCCGGTTCCATGCTGACGGAAATTGGGGTTCGTTATGTCATTGTGGGTCACAGTGAGCGGCGTCAATATTTTGGTGAAACCGATGAAACGGTCAATCAACGACTCCTGGCAGCTCAGCGTCATGGGTTGACGCCCATCCTTTGTGTAGGCGAAACCAAGCAACAACGGGATGCTGGAGAAACGGAATCGATCATTTCCACTCAGCTCTCCAAAGACCTGGTGAATGTTGACCAAGGGAATCTTATTATCGCCTACGAGCCGATCTGGGCCATTGGTACTGGCGATACCTGCGAAGAATCGGAAGCCAATCGAGTGATTGGTTTGATTCGGAGTCAGCTCAAGGTTTCTGATGTCCCGATTCAATATGGCGGCTCCGTTAAACCCAACAACATAGATGCAATTATGGCTCAATCAGAGATTGATGGTGTCTTGGTTGGGGGAGCTAGCTTAGAGCCTGCTAGCTTTGCGCGAATCGTGAATTATCAGTAG
- the folP gene encoding dihydropteroate synthase, whose protein sequence is MEMRGRSFNWGERTYFMGVLNVTPDSFSDGGEFYAPAAALAQAQRLVEAGADVLDIGGQSTRPGAQQVSVEEELHRVLSVVQVVREAKLSRRESHVSVPISVDTTRAVVAQRAVEAGADMVNDISGGTFDPDMLSTVAQLGVPIVLMHMRGTPETMQQLTDYQDLIGDIYGFLEGQIAAAERAGISRSRLIIDPGIGFAKTLEQNLEILRQLPTFRSLGVPILVGVSRKSFIGRLVNQPDPKGRVWGTAAACCGAIAGAADILRVHDVLEMRDVCRVADAIWRR, encoded by the coding sequence ATGGAAATGCGGGGACGTTCTTTTAATTGGGGAGAACGAACATATTTTATGGGCGTCTTAAACGTGACGCCAGATAGCTTTAGTGATGGGGGTGAATTTTATGCCCCAGCTGCCGCCTTGGCGCAAGCTCAACGTCTGGTGGAGGCAGGGGCTGATGTACTTGATATTGGCGGACAATCGACTCGACCGGGTGCACAGCAGGTTTCTGTTGAGGAAGAACTCCATCGGGTGCTGTCGGTGGTGCAGGTTGTGCGTGAAGCGAAGCTATCCCGCAGGGAATCGCATGTGTCGGTGCCAATTTCGGTGGATACGACACGGGCGGTTGTCGCTCAACGAGCCGTTGAAGCGGGTGCAGATATGGTGAATGACATATCCGGCGGCACCTTTGACCCGGATATGTTGTCCACGGTTGCTCAGTTGGGTGTTCCCATTGTGTTAATGCATATGCGAGGAACTCCCGAAACGATGCAGCAACTGACTGATTATCAAGATTTAATTGGAGACATCTATGGGTTTCTCGAAGGTCAAATCGCGGCGGCTGAACGTGCTGGAATTTCGCGATCGCGCCTAATCATTGACCCAGGCATCGGCTTCGCCAAAACCCTGGAGCAAAACTTGGAAATCCTGCGGCAACTGCCGACGTTTCGTTCCTTAGGGGTGCCGATTTTAGTTGGGGTGTCTCGTAAAAGTTTCATTGGTCGCCTCGTCAACCAACCAGACCCCAAAGGCAGAGTCTGGGGAACAGCGGCGGCTTGCTGTGGTGCGATCGCTGGTGCAGCAGACATCCTCAGAGTTCATGATGTTCTGGAAATGCGTGATGTCTGCCGTGTTGCCGACGCGATCTGGCGCAGGTAA